In Triticum aestivum cultivar Chinese Spring chromosome 5B, IWGSC CS RefSeq v2.1, whole genome shotgun sequence, the following proteins share a genomic window:
- the LOC123117440 gene encoding putative serpin-Z12 produces the protein MSPIAKFVFCLTLLAAWRLSSTLFAEAPPAPGVDSASRNASCLALAREAGIRSEGGTGRNFVISPLSIHAALAKVAAGARGDTLSELLRFLGSASLNELHRAAATKLVGRLNGIGQTSFTSGVWVDRMLALKPEFMAIVASRYNATAESVDFVSGAEQARQRVNAFVADATNKQILEVLPPGSVGPGTAVVLANALYFKGAWTQPFDVSTAPFHIPGGTTVRVPSMTTSEPQHIAVYPGFRALKLPYKNDVQQQAEFYMLILLPDSETEIADLYDKAVSMREFIKTHTPTENVPVRQFMVPKFKFTSEFEVSSDMRKLGITRAFEGGDFSGMMTGGEGLSINGVYHKATIEVDEVGTVAAAATAVLWFGSAAPGAPQDLVDFVADRPFLFAVVEEGTDAVLFLGHVANPLTH, from the coding sequence ATGTCGCCCATCGCGAAGTTCGTGTTCTGCTTGACCCTGCTCGCCGCATGGCGCCTCAGCTCGACCCTGTTCGCCGAGGCGCCTCCAGCTCCTGGTGTCGACTCCGCGTCCAGGAACGCATCGTGCCTGGCTCTCGCCAGGGAGGCCGGAATCCGGTCGGAAGGCGGCACGGGGCGCAACTTCGTCATCTCGCCGCTGTCCATCCACGCAGCGCTCGCGAAGGTGGCCGCCGGCGCGCGGGGCGACACGCTTAGCGAGCTCCTGCGGTTCCTCGGGTCGGCGTCGCTCAACGAGCTGCACCGCGCGGCGGCGACCAAGCTCGTCGGCAGGCTCAACGGCATAGGGCAGACGTCCTTCACCAGCGGCGTGTGGGTGGACCGGATGCTGGCGCTCAAGCCAGAGTTCATGGCCATCGTCGCGTCGCGGTACAACGCCACGGCAGAATCCGTGGACTTCGTGTCGGGGGCCGAGCAGGCGAGGCAGCGCGTGAACGCCTTCGTGGCGGACGCGACCAACAAGCAAATCCTCGAAGTCCTGCCTCCGGGCTCCGTCGGCCCCGGCACGGCGGTCGTCCTCGCCAACGCGCTCTACTTCAAAGGGGCGTGGACACAGCCGTTCGACGTCTCTACCGCGCCGTTCCACATTCCAGGCGGCACCACCGTGCGCGTGCCATCCATGACGACAAGCGAGCCACAGCACATCGCGGTCTACCCGGGCTTCAGGGCCCTCAAGCTGCCGTACAAGAACGACGTGCAGCAGCAAGCTGAATTCTACATGCTTATCCTACTACCGGACAGCGAGACTGAGATCGCCGATCTGTATGACAAGGCTGTGTCGATGCGGGAGTTCATCAAGACGCACACGCCGACAGAGAATGTTCCAGTCAGGCAGTTCATGGTCCCCAAGTTCAAGTTCACGTCCGAGTTCGAAGTGTCATCCGACATGCGGAAGCTTGGTATCACTAGGGCTTTCGAAGGCGGCGACTTCTCGGGCATGATGACCGGTGGGGAAGGGCTTTCCATCAACGGGGTGTACCATAAGGCCACTATCGAGGTGGACGAGGTAGGCACCGTGGCCGCCGCTGCCACGGCCGTCCTCTGGTTTGGTAGTGCGGCTCCGGGGGCACCACAGGATTTGGTCGATTTTGTGGCGGATCGACCTTTCTTATTTGCCGTGGTAGAGGAGGGGACAGATGCAGTTTTGTTTCTTGGTCACGTGGCTAATCCTCTCACTCACTAG